The DNA region AACAACATGCTAAAAGTTAAACAAgaaaatggtacaaaatagaaattattacCATACATGTCCAGCATGCaggattaatatttttaatgcagattttcgtattttttttctatataatcgAGCAGGCAATAAAACTGATGAGATTTGCGCGCCGAAAGTCCTAACTGAGGCCCGCGTCTCTCGGCTGAGAACCAGTGTTCTCCGGACTCTGGACAGGCAGGTCCCACTGCTCTTCCTCCCTTTGCTCAGCCTCGCCTTGAGCAGGCTGGGACGCCAgggtccctctcctctcctctgctctcttcctggGGCGGACTGAGCTCCGGACTTCGAAGCAGCGGCCCCAGCACTTTCAAAGTTCAGAAAGCCCGGAGTCTCCAGACTGCTGGGCGACTCTTAGGTAGTACGCCTCACCGCCTTCCAGCCTAGAGAAAAGTTGCTCCGGGATCTCCCACCCTCCTCGTCTCTCTGGCTCTGCTCGAGTCTAGGAGGCGGCGCTGGCGTGCGCTGCTCTCGCCTTAGCCAAGGTCCCCTGCCCGCCCGCGCTCCCTCCCGTCGCCCGCGGCCCGTGCGCGCCCTTCCTCCCTCTCGCTCAAGTCAAACAGGTCAAGGCTGGGGCCATGGCAGGGACAGAGTCCAAgggagtccagggctggggacacGGGACTGGGGATCCGGGCCCAGGAAAGAGCGGGGGCCGGGACCCGCCACGACTCACAGAAAGAACTCGGGAGAGGAGGGGCTGTCGCTGGTGGAGCCCGCCTCCCTGAAGCCGGAGTTGGCGAGTTTCTCGCACTTGACCTTGTAGGCGTCTCTCTCGCGGGCCAGCCGGGACACCTCTTGCTTAAGCTGCTCCACCTGCTGAATGAGCTGGGTCTTCTCATTCTCCAGGTGGTGTTTCTGCTGGACGCGTTTATACCTGCACGACTGGGCGTAGCCCCGGTTCTTCAGGGTCCGCCGCTTCTGCTTCAGGCGGATCACCTCGTCCTTGGTGAAGCCCCGCAGGTGGCGATTCAGCTCACGCACCGACATGGACACTAGCTGGTCGTCGGAGAAGCGGTCCTCCACGCTACCGTTGCCTCCCGCCGCCGTCGCCGCGGCCGCCGCGTGGGGACCCGGCCCGGGGTGGCTGGTGGGCAGCTGTTGCGCTGGGCTGGCTGCGCTGGACGGCGGCGGCGACgcttggtgatggtggtgatggtgcgGGTGAGCGTGCGGGCCCAGCTCGTCGTGGGCCACTCCAGCGCCGGGGTACGCGTGGTGcgggtgagggtggtggtgatggtggtggtggtgagcgCCGCGGAAGCCGTCGAAGCTCTGCAGCGGCTGTGGCACTGGGTGCGAGCCGATGAGCGCCTCCACCGCGTCCTCGGGCGTCAGGTTGAGCGCCTCAGGGTTCATCTGCTGGTAGTTGCTCGCCATCCAGTACAGGTCCTCGAGGTGGGTCTTCTGTTCGGTCGGGCTGAAGCTGGGTGAAGAGGGCACCGAGCTACACGGTGTGCTGAGTGGTGTGGACGACACCGAACCGGCGGGCTGCAGGCGCGTGCAGGGCCGGCCCGGACGCTCTGCACGCCCCAGCGGCTCCTTCTTCACGTCGAACTTGAGCAGGTCGAAGTCGTTGACGTACTCCATGGCCAGCGGGCTGGTGGGCAGCTCTGGCCCCATGCTCAGCTCCGCGGCCATCGCTAATGCGAGGCTCAGCCGCCGCTGCCGCCGGGGAAACTTTGCGGCCGGCCGGAGCGCGCCGAGCCAAGCGCGGGGGCGAAGAGCGGCGAGCCGGGGAGGCGGGGAGCCGAGGGCGCAGCGGGCCGGGGCCGCCGGCCAAGCCTTTGTCTGGGGACGCGGCGGCGCGCCGGAGAGTCCCGAGGCTGCCTGCGCTGCCCCAGTGCCGGGGTCTGTGGCCGCTACGGGACCGAGCCGGGTCAAGCCGGGCAGGGTGGAGAGGCAAGCCAGGCGCGCGAAGGGCGGAGGGGAGGCGCGGGGCGAGCGCCCGCCTTTCGCTTTCTCGCTCTCAAGCTCTAGGGTTCTCTCGCTCGCAGCCGCTCGCAGCCCGGCGGTGCAGCTGTGCAGGATCCGGCGCCGCCGCCGCCTTTTATCGCTTTCCTGATGTCACTGGGGCGCAGGGGCCCGGGCGGCCCGGCGCGCTGGCCAATGGCTGCACGGCCCCAGCGGCCCAGCGGCGCTGGGCGGGGCGCGCCTGACAGTTCCCCCGCCCCCCGAGTCAGCTGACTGGAGGCCGGAGCAGCCCTGGAGCCGCCTAGGCCTGGCAAAGGGCTGCAGCGGAGTGGGACGGCCGGCCTGGGCCCaaccccccaccctccaggtccTGGCCCCTGCACGCTCGCCTTAGTTGCGCGCCCCACCTCTTGGCCAGGTCGCTTCTTCCACCCACACACACCCCGGGCACTCTCACCTCCCTCAATATCCTTTGCATCCCTATTCCAGCCCGTGTCACTCCCAAGGAGGCTCGGAATGAGCGCAGGGACGAAATCTCCCGGGCCCTTTGTTCCCAAGCGGCCCCCGCCCAGTGGGCGACGCTCTGTGTGCCCTCGCGGCTGCTGGCCGAGTGAAATGTGTGCCAAGTGTGCCTGTGTTTCTGAAGGTCTACGTGTATTTGTGTGTGCTGGAGGGAGGAAAAGGTTAGGGCTCCGAGAGTTGTGTTCAGACCCAACTCTTAACCTCAGGGGACCTTTCTTGGGCCAAGATGGGCTGTAACCTTCCTAGCGGGTGCAGTGGCGGAGTCCTAAGATTAAACACCCCGGGCCTTGAAGCTCCCTGCGCTTACCCCACCCCCAAATGCTCACGACCGAGGTAACCGAGAAAGAATCGGCCCAAAGGCCCCAAATCCCTTTCCCCAGTCAAATGCACAGAAACCTGAGCGCTCTGAGGTTCGGGGCCGAGGCCAGCACGGGACGGTGCTCCTGGTGTCTCTTGGCTGCTAGGGAACGGGCCCTGTTTTTGTTTGAACGTTTTGTAACGATTAAGCAGATCCCGGCGTGTGCCGGCCGCGCAGAGGCTCAAACAGGCATAAAGTGCGACCCCAAGTGGCCACGGTGCGCAAAGGCGCTCGAACGGCCCGGCCCTTAGCCAGAAGGCTTGGACGGCGCCTGGACCCAGCCAGGTCTCCCTACTTGGGCCAACCCGAGCTAGCACAGAACGCAGGCAGCGACTGTACTGAAGCCTAGGACAGGTTCCCCTACAGCCACGCACATGTCCTCTGGTCCTTTCTTCCGCCTTAACCGCAAGTCCCGGTTGCCCCCGCTGAAATTTCTTGCCCCAGCCTTCGGAGGTGCCAGTAGGCTGCTTCCCGAGCGGAAAGGTCCTGGACAGGGGAGGTCCACTGGCGGCAAGTGGAAATGCCACAGCTAGGGTGCCCAGGGCAGTCCAGTGAGAACCCTCCCTGGAGCGCAGACGGGGAAACTGGAATGCAGCACACTAGACATTCAGACAGAGCTCTTAGGCGCCGCGCACTCTCCCTACCCCGGGCCACGATGGCCAGAAATAAGGAATCTTCCAGAGACCCGGACCCCAACATCCCAACGCTGATAAATCGCGAATTCGCTGGACGCGGAGACGCGACCCGCCTCCGGCGTGGCGTTCTGCTCTCCAGCTTTGGGTGCGCAGCGAAAAGCGAAAGAGTGCTCTGGGTGAGTGTGCCCCAGCCGCTATCTGCAGGGGACCAGCATGACTGACACCGCGCATAGAGGTCCGGTGGGCCATACCAGTGCGGACGGGACCAGACTTAAGTCAACTgttagaaagtaaaatatttgattCCAAATAATCTGAAACTCCTCTATACTCTAGCCTTCGGGGAGGCTGGGTTGGGGCGTGGTCATACTTgcctatttttaataaaatgaacgtattttaactaaaatttgaAGTAAACGGTTTATATCAGTAACTGtaatactgggaaaaaaaatctatcttcaaCCCTCTTTGAGAAGCGTGGTTTCTAAATGATTTGATCGCCTGGGGAAAGAGCCTGGCCCGGTCTGCGGCGCTGCTCCTACCCAAAGCTTGGTGTTGGGAACACGCACCCGCCAGTAAGTGTCCGGGTCTCCTGCGGTGAGCGCAGGCTTGGACCGCGGCTTAGCGGAGAACGTTTCGAGACCCCTCTCAACCATCCGTCTCGGGTCTGCGCAGACTATGGCTTCCGCCTCAGGTGGCCTAAGCGGGACAACACACCACTCTCTGAACTCGACCTAGCAGCAGCTCCCTTCCTCCGAGTCGCAAGAAACCCTGGGCTTCTTTAGTGCGCCCAACGCTGCAGCTTTCAGCGATGCACACCAAAAAAAGGGCAGGCGGGGCCATGCCCTACCCCCATGGGTCCCCTCTGGTCTTCCAGACCCTTGCCTTGAAGAACTGAGACCTGAGTTTCAAGAGTGTGGTCCATTGAGGCCCTGGGGATTCCTGTGGCCCCAGCCCTGCAGTTCCAAATCTCCAGCAGGCGCCCTGCCACCGTCTTAGGGTCTGTAGGACTCAGGCTTTGTCTGGGCAGGTTCACTTCTCTTTGTCCCAGTGCCTGTCTCTGTTGCCGTCACTCCCTTCCCCTGGACTTTGAGATATCCATGCTGATTCCTAGGTTCACCTCTACCCAAAATCCGTTTCTTTGCAGCTATCCCAGCGTAGCCACTCCCTCTTTCCCCATTCCCCAGAcatcccaccccccacctcccaaaaGATTGGCAATAACCCCACCCCTGCCCGGCGGCGGCCAGTGACAAAGACCTGGAGGCTGCCCTGGAGCGAAGGCCCTTGCAGGGCAGCAACCCCACTTCCTGGCCAGTTTGGTTCCCGTTTCTGTTGCGCTCTACCTGAAAGGTCTCAGAGCCCCCGGGGCCCTTTGACCTCCGGGCTGCCATCGAGGGCTCTGAATCAACTTGCTGGGCTCTCCATCCTAGGTATACAGCAGGACCCGGGGGATGCACCCTATTTCTAAAAGACTGGTGGGGTCGAGGAGTGCTGAAAACCTCTTAACTGAGAGTCCAACGCACTAAAGAAAATCAGAAGGGGTGGCGGGAGAAGCGAAGCATCGGAGGAGAAGCAGTGGAAAGGAAGACAGGATCCAAATCCGTGCAGAGTTCTGAGCTTCATGGAAACCCCAGGATTAGCAGCAGCCAGAACCTTTCTACTGAGCAAGCTGGTCTCTAGCCGCCAAAACTCCAAATTGAGGAGTTTCACGCAAAATAGACCTGCTCTCCTTACCCACCTCACGTTGGGCCAAATTCACCACCTTGGGATTCTTTAACAACAGATCCTAATGAAGGGGCCCCAGCAGGGTCGAAGCCTCAGGCACTCGGGATGGTGGCGGTGGGGAAAGGTTATTCTCTAAGGGATTGCAGAGCCCACTGCCAGCTGCTGGGTATGAGGTTCGCTGCGTTGCCTTTACGCACCCCGTGCTTAGACAAGAGGGTAACTAGTGAGGCCGGGCTGCGCCCTCCTGTGCGCTTCCAGAGTGGAGCGCAGCTCTCTGCATGCGCGTTCAACGGGAAGGTTCGAGGTTGACCCGTGGATTTCCCGGAGGATTGCAGGTGTTTGGTGAGCACATAGGAGAACTCCGCACCCAGCGGGTGAGGTTGGAGGTGTACGGAAAGGGGAGCGGGCAGGTAATGGAGGGGGATGTGCCTTGGGTGGGGAGCCTGCAGCACTCAGGTGCTGGAAACTCCCGGGCCTCAAAGCCAGATGGTTTGCAAGGTCGTACTATCCGAGCGCCAAGCAGCGGCCAGTGGTCCCAAGGTCCCCAGGGCTCACCCGCAGGAGccctctgtgttttcattatcCACAGGTAGTGTCACCAGTTTCTTTCCAGGAGCCTCTAGACATCTGTGACTTCCCAAAGGAAAGAGGTTTTTCTGCCTTTCCTCTTTCCCAAAGGTACCTACCACTTCCCTGCCCCACACAAGGGCCATCAGATTCCAACCCAGTACTTGCTCTTAGAGTTGTGTCCTGGTAGCATTTAGGCACCTGAAGGTTCAGCAGGTCCCAGATGGGAACCAGTTACATTGACCCTGCAAAGCCCTTTCCCTGGCTGCTACCCCAAGAGGCGAGGGACCTGCCCACCCCATGTACACACAGAGAGTGGGAATTTATTATTAATACACCTGTTCCTTTTTACTTAGCTTTAATATGACTGCTAGAAAGTTTTAGGTTACACATGTTAGCCACATTCTATCTCTATTGGACCATACTGCATTAGATAACCACAGGGCAGCACTGCTCCAGTATAGAGGGGCTATTCCAAAATGGCATTCACTCTATTCATACAGGGATCTCCAAGGCCTTTTATGTCATTCAATTCTCACAACTTCAAGATGTAGCAACTATCATTATGCCTATTTTGCAGAGATAGGCAGGCAGGCAGGTAGATGTGGCCATACAGCAGAGTTCTAAGAGCTTTCTGTCTGTCAGCCCCCCTCAGTTTACAACTGCCCTTTGTGATCAGCAGGATCATCCCCATCTTGCACAAAGACCAAAGTTATCAGGGGTTAAATACTTTAGTTAAAGTTATGCCCCCAGTGATGAGCTGGAACATCGCCTTCAAGTCCAGGGCTCTGAATATTGTGAAGTGTAGGGTCCCTGTCTCAGCAGGCGCATCCCAGGGATCCAAGTGTCTGTGCAATTCTTCTCCAGCCATCTCTGAGTCAAGATTACCCAATCTCCATGGGATTAGTGTTGTTTtgggtggtgtttttttttttttattgttgtttggttggtttgttttttggttttttcacTGCAGAACCTCTACCAAGTGCCAAGTCCCTTCTGAGAACTCAGTTCTCAGGGAGGTGTTTAATGTGCCTTCCTGTGGATGACCACAAACACCCTTGggctctttctccttccctttcttctcccctgaATGTGTAGAGCCTCAGAGAAACCAGGGTAGGGTGCAAgttaaagaagagaaatttaaCCAAGTCCTCCCATCCTGTCCCTTGCCATCGGCCTCAGACTGACCTCTGATCTTAGCTCCCATCGTTGGAGCTGTCTTTAGCCTTGATCCTCAGCCCTGCCTCTGGCCAGAGTTGGATCTTCAGCATCAACTTTTCTATCTCATATATcaaaagagagggggagagagaggtagagaagaaggagaaagggaggaagagtcTGCCCAGTCCTGATAAGGAGATGACTGCTCAAAGCCACAGCTCAATGAGGGATGATCAGTTCCTTTTCCCACCGACACCTCACCACCCCAAGATCGGTGTTAGAAATTCTGAAACCTTATCATTGCACCCAGGGCTAAAGATCTTACCTCCCACAGCCCAACCATcaccctctgcctctccctctaCCACGGGATGGCTATGGCTCTCCAACTGGTGAATTCACCCTCATCCAAACTGCCCTATTACTTAGATGACAACAAAGGGTTTGGCTCTGGAGTAAAGCCAGTTTTCATATTATATTAATCTATGGATCTAATCATTCTCCCTTCTACCTGGcttaaatataaattcttttgacacttgaaaaagaaccaaactcCTTAACATAGCCTTCAGGTCCTGAATGATCTTTTTCCACCAGCTTTCTCCCCTCATAATGTCTTTGGCATGCATACTTCTTTAGATGTATTCTGATGTGTTCTACCACAGGGCCTTTACACATGTCACCCTAGAATGAATTCATTTCTTGTCCCTGAAGGACTTAAGAGAGGTTGTATATGAAACTTTCCAAGCTACAGGAGGAGTTAGATGTTCCTGAGCAGGCATATAGGTAAAAGAGCCTACTAGCAAGTATAAAAATCCTTGTTATTCAAGAGAAAAAACGCATACTGGGGTTGACTCATACTtctattccttccttttcctaGTTGGATCAAGGTGAGCCAGGTTTGGGAGAGggcttaggaaaaaaaacacagggAAGTTCAAGGACAATGGTTAGATCAGCTAGTATAAATGTTTTTCACttaagaaaatgtattaaaacaCAGATTCCTTAACCACAGTCTGATTTTACAGGTCTGAGTAGAGCTgaggaatttgcattttaataagtcCCTAAGTCATTCTGCTGCATAAAACATACTTTGAGAAACTAGAAGGATCTTGAATCATGAGTCTCTGTCGCCCAGTAGCCAATGCAAGGCCCACGCCAGGAGGGATTCCATTACtgttgtggaatgaatgaatgaagttagCGAGGCCCTTCTTGTGCTGCCTTGTACCCAGACTCGGGCTTCCCCTGCACCCCTCCAGTGCCCTCTGCTCCCTTATGAGCAATCATTCCTGAACCAAGCCTCATTCTGTCCCAGTGTCCCCCACCCACTCCCATGAAGGACTGCCTCCGGGAGTCTGGATGGTCTGGGCACCCCCTGCCCTCTGGCCGACGCACATTCCTCCTTTCTCATCTGAGTGttctgcagggccctgggttccagcttCCCGCCACAGGCTCATCGCAGCTTGCAGGGTACACAGAAGTGAGTAGCACCTCCCACTGTCCCAACCTGCTACCTGGAGCTGATGAAGGGCACGCAGCTGCTGGGCTATGCGAAAGCCCAGCCTCAGGTCAGCCAGGAGCTGCTGTGGTCACTCAATggttctcttccctttcttctttgtaaaatgaAAGACTGGAGATACACAAGACCACTTTCTCAATGTAAAAAATGCAACAATGTAGTTTTAACATCTATGTCTAGAGCTACAGcttgccttttgttttttccCAGCAGCTCTGTGTGGATACATCCAggtctattctttctttcattttaaccAGTGGGTAGCATTCCACCCTGTGGATGCCctgcacagtttttttttttttaatccaggtccAGATTGATGGACATTAAGCCATTTTCTAATCTTCACTATTACAAACAATACTGCAACCTACATTTTTTTTACACACTCCTGTTGGCATATGCCAGCATTCCTTCACAAAGCTATAAAAGACACTGGATTGAAAGATATGCACATTATCATGGTTAATATTATCAAATTGGCCTTTAAAAAGATATGCACATTATCATGGTTAATATTATCAAATTGGCCTCTAAAAAGATTGCACCTATTGAACTTCTGATCAGAAAGCTGTGAGAGTAATCTGTTTCCCCACATCTACACCAGCAACGGATTTTATCAAGGTTTTCATTTCGGTGTCAATTCTATAATCAGAGCTAAGAGATGAGGCTTGGAGATGAACATGTCTCTTTCCTTCCCTACAGGAAACTGCAGACCTTCCCACGTCGCTGGAAAGGTGTTGTGAAGGCAATGCACCCACATAGCTGACAGATCTCAAGAAAATGGGCCCTGGATTCTCCCGGAGGAAATTAGGTGTGGCAGGGGAGGCTACAGTGAGGAGAAGGTACTTGACCATCTTTAAAGGCTGGGAAGAAATTTATCAAATTCAAATGCCCAAAGAGAGGCAGCAGGAACCATTCAAGTAAGTTAAGCCTCTGTCTGAGGACTAGAAGAGTATCTCCATGTGagcaagcatatatatatatatattttttttggttccCTGTCAAGCACATAGTaggttctcagtaaatatttatggaaaggaaaaggaaaatctcCAAGGTATTTAAGCAACATGCTTAATTCTCTTTCATGTTCCCATGCCAGAAACAGGGCAGCCAGGCTCCATTCTGAACGCTGGGGAGAATGCACGGACAAGCAGAGTCCGGGAATCCTCTCCTGGGTTTCAGCCCCCATGGAGGCCTTGTGCCAGGTCCCTTTCACCTCTGCCTGTTAGAGATTGCTTTTGGTTTCTGTGTTGACAACCCCTGTTTCTGTGTTTGGAGCGGCTGTTCAGTGCCATTTCCTGATTTAATATCAGCGCCAGCACAGAGCAAGGATGCACAGTTAGCAGTTTTTGCTCCAAGTATTTTTCAAGTTCCCTTTTGATGTAAGGGTTGGGTTTGCAGCTTCCCTGATCTTGcggagcagggagggagagattGGGGGAAGGAGCTGggagctggcagggggaggaaaggaggaggaccCCAGCAGATTCATCCAGCCCAGCTCAGCTGAGAGGCTCCCTGCTTTCTTGATAGGGGATGGCTGAGGGTTCAGGAAGACCAGGGGGCAGGCTGAGGGTCTGCTGGCAGGTGTGACCTCTGAAGCAAAGTTGCTGCCACCCTCATGTGTGAGCATAAAGACGTACACACCTCCATGCGCATGTCTCTGTCACCAAAGAAAAGGGCTAAAAAGGCTTAAAGAAGCTGACATGATGTAattcaaaacattcaaaaatgaaaataaaattagtctAAAGAAAAACTTAAGTTAGATACAGATCCCAGTGCCACTCGGtatggttttggtttggtttggtttcgaGCATCTGCTATGCCCAAGTACTTCTGCAGGGGTAAGGGCTAGGAACCCCTCTCGTGATGGGAacagtcctcctcctcctcctctccctcctcctcctcctctccgttctcctctccctcctcatcCTCTTCCCCCTCCTGTACTCTCTCTCCTCCTActactatccctcctcctcctcctcatcctcttcctcctcctctccctcctcctcctcctcctcctctccttcctcctactatccctcctcctcctcctcctcctcctcctcctcctcctcctcctcctcctcctccccctgctcctcctcctgttccttcTTTGTCATACACATGAACTTAAGGACAGGACACTGGCACTTCTTTCCTAGCATCATAGAAGACCCCGACTGCCGACCTATCAGCATCTCCGGGGTCTTATTTCCACCTGTGTGTGACAACCCACCCATGACATGAGCTTCTTCCCGGGAGATCCTCTGTgttattttgctgagaagcaaAAGTCAAAATGAGATTAGCTGTGCCCGAGGCTTCCCGGGGAGACACCTAGGAAGGATGAAGGAGGAAAACGGGAAAGGCAGCAGGGAAACCTTCAGGCCTCAGTGCAGGTTCACACCTGTGAGcccaggggaaggaggaggatttGGAAAGCTTCGGGGGAAGCTGTAACCAGGCTCGTGGGACCTCTCGGGAGTCCCACACCTCACAGAAATGGGCCAGCGCGAGCACCCGCCTCCAACCCCTGCACTCAGTCAGGGGCCAGAAGCAGCTAGAAGGAAGAGCAGCTCAGCGCAAACGCCATGATGGAGTGGAGGGGTGGCAGCCGGTTGTCTGTCCACGCCGGGCAGCAGTTTCTCTTGGAGGAGACCTAGCACGGCATTTCCACAGCAGCCAACACAGACTTCCCTGGGactgaggtcagcctcagcaagcgTCGGGCTCAGAGTTTGCTTCCGTGTGAGGGAGGGGCTGAGCACCATCTCACTGGACCTTCCACAAGAACCTCAGAAGCTAAGTACTGTTCCCatcatccccccaccccacccttttCATAGGCCCAAATGAATTAAATCCCTCACCACAGGCCACCGCTGCcaagtgacagagagcagattccaGGGCTATTTGAGCCCAGCCATCGCTGTAGACCGCTTTGGCCAGGAGACCTGGAAACAGGGTAGGGGAGGTGCATTTCTCTGTGCTCCCATCTCTCCCGCTGCTCAGCCCTGAGATATGCTAACCACGCACCTCAATAAGGGCCTGGCCGTCTCCTCCGAGCCGGTGTCAGCACATTTCAGCTGCCGGTCAGCTGCAGCAGAAGGCCACAGTGCTCCCCTGAGGTACGCATCTCCAGCAGCTTTCTTCTGGAGACACACCTGTCTTTTTCTCGGgcaccacctcctccaggaaggccCCCTGGCTGGCCTGTGTGTCCACACACCTTATACACATGGGGCCCAAAGCTTCCGTGATGCCTGTGTAACCACCAAACCCAGCTCCTTTAGGATCCAAACCGGGGCTAAGTCTTGTCAGGACTCCATGACGTGCAGACCTGGCACTGGAGGAAGGGCAGTGTGTGGGCAGAATGCTCATACAGGGGAATGCTGGTCAGGGTCATCAAGAAAACACCCTGGAGGACATGGGAcgcctggggagaaaaaaaaaaaaaccacaggacTTTGACTTTTACAAGCGCAGTAGCCTGCACTCCCTGGCCTGGCCACCAGGGGCCACATCAAGCCCCAGGCAGTGTTAACCCAGGGCTGGTCCCATGCCCGTCGGtgtctcccaccccaccccaacttCTCTGCAGGGGCCAAGCCTGTCCCTCTTCCCCAAGCCCTCAGCATCTGCTCAGCTGCCAGTGGCCCAGTGGGTAGCCCAGCCAAGGAggagagttatttttatttatttcttcttaatcaTGAACTTAATTTAGCTGCTAATCAGGTTACCATGGTGACTTGCACTGGATTTATAGCAGTTTCCTAAAGTGCTTTTTTCTCACTCTTTGGGTAAACGAAGGAAATTTGGGTGATGCGCAAAGCACATGAATATTGAATGTCCTAGAGAAAGGTCAGATGCATCTGCTTTGTGTTTGCCTTTCGTCCTGCCTGATGTGCCTAAGAAAGAGCCACGACTCTGGGCAGACTCCAGATGCCTCTCTTCTGCACTCCCTTTAAAACCTTCAATGGATCCCTATTGCCAACCAGATGAGGGCCGAGATTTTTGCTTTGCGTTCAAGGCCTAGCTTCATCTGCCCTAATGTTCTACCTTGCAGTTCCCCTGTGCTGTTCCCTGCACGGTTATGTGGGCCTCTCTGCCTTAGCTTAGGCTGTGTCCCAGGCCTGGAAGCCTTTCTCTGACATCAGAAATATCCTCAGTCCTCAGAGATCTCTAGCAGAGTTAATTCCTCGCTCCTCTATCCTTGGAATGACAATGTCCAGGCTCGTCTTGGAGTAACCCTCATCCCAAGGTGTTATTCAGACACCTTGGAGCATTCCTCCTGGCTCTACCACCAcgctggcgggggggggggggggggtctggtaGAGGAAATGGAGTCAGCATTTTGACAGCATTCTGAGTTTCTCAGCTTAGGAAATTTACTTCGCATTCGCGTTCCAGGGGGTTGGGGGAAAGTGGGGAACTCAGTtcatctccccctctctcccttacCACGGGCCAACTGGAAGCCCCTTaccctctccaccccacccccatggcTCCCAGAAGGGACAGTGTCTCCAGGTTGGAGACCACAATTTCCAGGATTTCCCTGAGGACCGTGGGGCTGGCTGCCAATCAGTCCTGGGATCAGCCACAGTCCATTAGCGGATGCCCAGGGCCTGAGGCGCCAACGGAGCCCCCAGGCGTTGGCGCCAGATCCTGCCCAGGGAATCCAAAGCCACCTTCAATTATTGTCCTGGCCTTTGTAATCAGATGAGCTGGACCAGGGACCCAGGGCTGGTCCACCAGATTCAGGCACCCTGAGCGATCAAGCACCCCACAGGTTGGGACATACGTGTAGACTCCCAGGTCACAGTGGGAACATCCTGGCCCCTTTACAGGAGCCTGTACTGTCGCTGAGGCTGTGTGTGTGCATCAAGTTACCACC from Ictidomys tridecemlineatus isolate mIctTri1 chromosome 5, mIctTri1.hap1, whole genome shotgun sequence includes:
- the Mafb gene encoding transcription factor MafB; the protein is MAAELSMGPELPTSPLAMEYVNDFDLLKFDVKKEPLGRAERPGRPCTRLQPAGSVSSTPLSTPCSSVPSSPSFSPTEQKTHLEDLYWMASNYQQMNPEALNLTPEDAVEALIGSHPVPQPLQSFDGFRGAHHHHHHHHPHPHHAYPGAGVAHDELGPHAHPHHHHHHQASPPPSSAASPAQQLPTSHPGPGPHAAAAATAAGGNGSVEDRFSDDQLVSMSVRELNRHLRGFTKDEVIRLKQKRRTLKNRGYAQSCRYKRVQQKHHLENEKTQLIQQVEQLKQEVSRLARERDAYKVKCEKLANSGFREAGSTSDSPSSPEFFL